In the genome of Actinomadura graeca, one region contains:
- the glpK gene encoding glycerol kinase GlpK, whose amino-acid sequence MADFVGALDQGTTSTRFMVFDHSGAVVARHQLEHRQILPRPGWVEHDPAEIWENTRTVIQTALATAGLSTTDLQAIGITNQRETTVVWDPRTGHPLHNAIVWQDTRTDQITTALQHDSRGQMIRDRTGLPPATYFSAAKAQWILDNTPGARQAAQHGHALMGTIDTWLLWNLTGGPHGGVHLTDPTNASRTMLMDLHTLTWDPELLDIFTLPATMLPAIGPSTQPGGYGPTHPDTPLAHPTTASTGTGGGTAGGGGGGGVPVTAILGDQQAATVGQVCFAPGEAKNTYGTGNFLLLNTGHQPVTSHAGMLTTVCYQLAGQPPVYALEGSIAVTGSAVQWLRDQLGLITDAAHSETLARQAGDNGGIYFVPAFSGLFAPYWRADARGAIVGLSRHTTAAHLARATLEAICYQTRDVVEAMHHDSGVTLEVLKVDGGVTTNHLCMQLQADILGVPVSRPTITETTALGAAYAAGLATGLWHDTDELRTHWHQDHRWEPTWTPRQRDHAYTGWKKAVERTYGWIDID is encoded by the coding sequence ATGGCTGATTTCGTTGGTGCGCTGGATCAGGGGACGACCAGCACCAGGTTCATGGTGTTCGATCACTCCGGTGCGGTGGTGGCCCGGCACCAGCTGGAACACCGGCAGATCCTGCCCCGCCCCGGGTGGGTCGAGCACGACCCCGCCGAAATCTGGGAGAACACCCGCACCGTCATCCAGACCGCGCTGGCCACCGCCGGGCTGTCCACCACCGACCTGCAGGCCATCGGCATCACCAACCAGCGCGAGACCACCGTGGTCTGGGACCCCCGCACCGGCCACCCCCTGCACAACGCCATCGTCTGGCAGGACACCCGCACCGACCAGATCACCACCGCCCTGCAACACGACAGCCGCGGCCAGATGATCCGCGACCGCACCGGCCTGCCCCCCGCCACCTACTTCTCCGCCGCCAAAGCCCAATGGATCCTGGACAACACCCCCGGCGCCCGCCAGGCCGCCCAGCACGGCCACGCCCTCATGGGCACCATCGACACCTGGCTGCTATGGAACCTCACCGGCGGCCCCCACGGCGGCGTCCACCTCACCGACCCCACCAACGCCTCCCGCACCATGCTCATGGACCTGCACACCCTCACCTGGGACCCCGAACTGCTGGACATCTTCACCCTCCCGGCCACCATGCTCCCGGCCATCGGCCCCTCCACCCAGCCCGGCGGCTACGGCCCCACCCACCCCGACACCCCCCTCGCCCACCCCACCACCGCAAGCACAGGCACCGGGGGCGGCACCGCCGGGGGCGGGGGCGGGGGCGGGGTGCCGGTCACCGCGATCCTGGGCGACCAGCAAGCCGCCACCGTCGGACAGGTCTGCTTCGCCCCCGGCGAGGCCAAAAACACCTACGGCACCGGCAACTTCCTGCTGCTCAACACCGGCCACCAGCCCGTGACCTCCCACGCCGGGATGCTCACCACCGTGTGCTACCAGCTGGCCGGGCAACCCCCCGTCTACGCCCTGGAAGGCTCCATCGCCGTCACCGGATCGGCCGTGCAATGGCTCCGCGACCAGCTCGGCCTCATCACCGACGCCGCCCACAGCGAAACCCTGGCCCGCCAGGCCGGCGACAACGGCGGCATCTACTTCGTCCCCGCCTTCTCCGGCCTGTTCGCCCCCTACTGGCGCGCCGACGCCCGCGGCGCCATCGTCGGCCTGTCGCGCCACACCACCGCCGCGCACCTGGCCCGCGCCACCCTGGAGGCCATCTGCTACCAGACCCGCGACGTGGTCGAGGCCATGCACCACGACTCCGGCGTCACCCTGGAAGTCCTCAAGGTCGACGGCGGCGTCACCACCAACCACCTGTGCATGCAACTGCAAGCCGACATCCTGGGCGTCCCGGTCTCACGCCCCACCATCACCGAAACCACCGCCCTGGGCGCCGCCTACGCCGCCGGCCTGGCCACCGGCCTGTGGCACGACACCGACGAACTACGCACCCACTGGCACCAAGACCACCGCTGGGAACCCACCTGGACCCCCCGCCAACGCGACCACGCCTACACCGGATGGAAGAAAGCCGTCGAACGCACCTACGGATGGATCGACATCGACTGA
- a CDS encoding S1 family peptidase codes for MTSRATGAVLAVAAAAVLGAAGAGAARAVPPSAVPAPPERASVKGDFTGIVALSNCSGSLVRGPRSRDTDAALVLTNGHCLEGGMPKAGEVVVDRPSRRTFELLDPAGTRTLGRLRATRVEYATMTGTDVTVYRLDSTYAAIRKRFAAAALRLSASRPHDGTEIRVVSGYWKRVYRCKIDATVHRLREDQWTWMDSIRYTPECRTVHGTSGSPVVDVRSGRVVGVNNTGNDDGGRCTLNNPCEVARNGHVTVRKGIHYAQQTDALARCLGGGNDVVVGGSCPLPGPAGGR; via the coding sequence ATGACCAGTCGAGCCACAGGGGCCGTGCTCGCCGTCGCCGCCGCGGCCGTGCTCGGCGCGGCCGGCGCCGGTGCGGCCCGGGCCGTGCCGCCGTCCGCCGTCCCCGCGCCGCCGGAGCGCGCCTCGGTGAAGGGCGACTTCACCGGCATCGTCGCGCTCAGCAACTGCTCCGGCTCGCTCGTGCGAGGGCCGCGCTCGCGCGACACCGACGCCGCCCTGGTGCTGACCAACGGCCACTGCCTGGAGGGCGGCATGCCGAAGGCCGGCGAGGTCGTCGTCGACCGGCCGTCCCGCCGGACGTTCGAGCTTCTCGACCCGGCCGGGACGAGGACGCTGGGGAGGCTCCGGGCGACGCGCGTCGAGTACGCCACCATGACCGGCACCGACGTCACGGTCTACCGGCTGGACAGCACCTACGCGGCCATCCGGAAGCGGTTCGCCGCCGCCGCGCTGCGCCTGTCCGCCTCCAGGCCGCACGACGGCACCGAGATCCGCGTCGTGTCCGGCTACTGGAAGAGGGTCTACCGCTGCAAGATCGACGCGACCGTCCACCGGCTCCGTGAGGACCAGTGGACCTGGATGGACTCCATCCGCTACACGCCCGAGTGCCGGACGGTCCACGGCACGTCCGGCTCGCCGGTCGTCGACGTCCGTTCCGGCAGGGTCGTCGGCGTCAACAACACCGGCAACGACGACGGCGGGCGCTGCACGCTCAACAATCCCTGCGAGGTCGCCCGGAACGGCCACGTCACGGTCCGGAAGGGAATCCACTACGCCCAGCAGACGGACGCGCTCGCCCGCTGCCTCGGCGGCGGGAACGACGTCGTGGTCGGCGGGTCCTGCCCGCTTCCCGGACCGGCCGGCGGGCGCTGA
- a CDS encoding SigB/SigF/SigG family RNA polymerase sigma factor: MTTARTTRPARFEDGEAEELLAEMKLLSDGDPRRERLRTRIVDLHVPLVRGVARRYAGRGEPIDDLQQVAYLGLVKAINRFDPGVGDRFVTYAYPVVTGEVKRHFRDKTWGVRVSRRLQELRPVLQRTAQDFTREHGRSPTTGEVAALMGVTEEEAVEVLIACDAYRPLSLEAPADGAPDGDHGSVGEHLGSDDPALDAFIDGHALRPLIAGLPERERRILLLRFFGNKTQTQIADEVGLSQMHVSRLLRGTLEKLRAGMLSE; the protein is encoded by the coding sequence ATGACGACGGCGCGGACGACCCGGCCGGCCCGGTTCGAGGACGGCGAGGCCGAGGAGCTGCTCGCGGAGATGAAGCTGCTCTCCGACGGTGACCCGCGGCGCGAGCGGCTGCGCACCCGGATCGTGGACCTGCACGTCCCGCTCGTGCGCGGGGTGGCGCGCCGCTACGCCGGCCGCGGCGAGCCGATCGACGACCTCCAGCAGGTCGCCTACCTGGGGCTGGTCAAGGCGATCAACCGCTTCGACCCCGGCGTCGGCGACCGGTTCGTCACCTACGCCTACCCGGTGGTGACCGGGGAGGTGAAGCGGCACTTCCGGGACAAGACGTGGGGGGTGCGGGTCTCGCGCCGCCTCCAGGAGCTGCGTCCCGTCCTCCAGCGCACGGCGCAGGACTTCACCCGCGAGCACGGCCGGTCGCCGACGACCGGGGAGGTCGCCGCCCTCATGGGCGTCACCGAGGAGGAGGCGGTGGAGGTGCTCATCGCGTGCGACGCCTACCGCCCGCTGTCGCTGGAGGCCCCGGCGGACGGCGCGCCGGACGGCGACCACGGCTCGGTCGGCGAGCACCTCGGCTCCGACGACCCGGCGCTGGACGCCTTCATCGACGGCCACGCCCTGCGCCCCCTGATCGCCGGTCTCCCCGAACGCGAGCGGCGGATCCTGCTGCTGCGGTTCTTCGGCAACAAGACGCAGACGCAGATCGCCGACGAGGTGGGGCTGTCCCAGATGCATGTGTCGCGGCTGCTGCGGGGCACGCTGGAGAAGCTCCGCGCCGGGATGCTCTCGGAGTGA